From a single Pseudorasbora parva isolate DD20220531a chromosome 15, ASM2467924v1, whole genome shotgun sequence genomic region:
- the cyp39a1 gene encoding 24-hydroxycholesterol 7-alpha-hydroxylase isoform X2, translating to MEWITLILSVSIVIIYFHLIFGKSHPNAPPCIRGWIPWFGAAFEFGKAPLHFIQQARAKYGPVFTVVAAGKRLTFVTLNEDFRAFFNSKDVDFEQAVQEPVHNTASISKDVFFKTHPTCATIIKGGLTPGNTARLSVHLCEEFNDHLEILGSEGSGQLNELIKSVMYPAVMSNLLGRCNSPSSALSRQEFLEKFTTYDDGFEYGSQLPDMFLKEWANSKQWLLSLLRNMVAKAEETLYSESYGKTLLQHLATSIPDKYVPNYALLLLWASLANAVPITFWAIAFIVSNPGVYKIAMDQISTVLGDQDKENTKVTLDDLQRMPYVKCCIMEGIRLRAPGAITRKVVRPLKLQNYIVPPGDMLIMSPYWAHRNPKYFPDPEDFKPERWEKSDLEKNVLLEGFVAFGGGKNQCPGRALCTWWEPNSQTDPVQ from the exons ATGGAATGGATTACTTTAATTTTGTCTGTGTCTATtgtgattatttattttcatcttaTTTTTGGTAAAAGTCACCCCAATGCTCCTCCATGCATAAGAGGATGGATACCTTGGTTTGGTGCTGCTTTTGAATTTGGCAAAGCACCTTTGCATTTCATCCAGCAAGCCAGAGCCAAA TATGGACCAGTTTTCACTGTTGTAGCTGCTGGGAAGAGACTGACGTTTGTGACCCTAAATGAAGACTTCCGAGCTTTTTTCAATTCTAAAGATGTTGATTTTGAACAAGCAGTGCAAGAGCCTGTTCACAACACGG CTTCTATCAGCAAAGACGTTTTCTTTAAGACCCATCCGACCTGTGCCACTATAATCAAGGGCGGACTGACTCCGGGCAACACGGCAAGGCTCTCCGTTCATCTCTGTGAAGAATTTAATGACCATTTGGAAATCCTTGGAAGCGAAGGATCTGGACAGCTAAATGAGCTCATCAA GAGTGTTATGTATCCAGCAGTGATGAGCAACTTGCTGGGCCGATGTAACTCCCCCAGTAGCGCCCTATCCAGGCAGGAGTTCCTTGAGAAGTTCACAACATATGATGATGGATTTGAGTATGGCTCCCAACTCCCAGACATGTTCCTGAA AGAATGGGCAAACTCAAAGCAATGGCTCCTTTCTCTGCTAAGAAATATGGTTGCCAAAGCAGAGGAGACTCTCTACAGTGAGAGTTACGGAAAG ACTTTACTACAGCACCTGGCTACGTCAATACCTGACAAATATGTACCCAATTATGCTTTACTTTTGCTTTGGGCTTCCCTGGCAAATGCTGTACCA ATAACATTTTGGGCAATTGCTTTTATTGTGTCCAATCCTGGAGTGTATAAGATTGCAATGGATCAGATCAGCACTGTCCTTGGTGACCAAG ACAAGGAGAACACAAAGGTGACCCTGGATGACTTACAGCGAATGCCATATGTGAAGTGCTGTATCATGGAAGGCATTCGGCTGAGGGCCCCTGGAGCCATCACTCGTAAAGTAGTGCGACCGCTCAAATTACAG AATTATATTGTCCCACCTGGAGACATGCTGATAATGTCTCCTTACTGGGCTCACCGAAACCCCAAGTATTTCCCGGACCCGGAAGATTTCAAACCT GAACGATGGGAAAAGTCAGATTTAGAAAAGAATGTCCTCTTGGAAGGGTTTGTGGCATTTGGAGGAGGGAAAAATCAGTGCCCAGGAAG